A region of Pseudomonas cavernicola DNA encodes the following proteins:
- a CDS encoding imelysin family protein, translating into GGSEANVATGYHAIEFLLWGQDLHGTGPGAGERLASDYATGKDCTNGHCDRRSAYLKAATDLLVKDLDGMVEQWKAGVADNYRATLVADTAENGLRKMLFGMGSLSLGELAGERMKVALEANSTEDEHDCFSDNTHNSHFYNGKGIRNVYLGEYKRINGIVLNGPSLSSLVAKVDPATDATLKADLTATEGKLQALVDSANNGQHFDQLIAADNSAGQQIVRDAISALVKQTAAIEQAASKLGISDLNPDTADHQF; encoded by the coding sequence GGGCGGTTCCGAAGCCAACGTCGCCACCGGCTACCACGCCATCGAATTCCTGCTCTGGGGCCAAGACCTGCATGGCACCGGCCCTGGTGCTGGCGAACGCCTTGCGAGCGACTACGCCACCGGCAAAGACTGCACCAATGGCCACTGCGACCGCCGCAGCGCCTACCTGAAAGCCGCCACCGACCTGCTGGTCAAAGATCTGGACGGCATGGTCGAGCAGTGGAAAGCCGGCGTTGCCGACAACTACCGCGCCACGCTGGTAGCCGATACTGCCGAGAATGGTCTGCGTAAAATGCTCTTTGGCATGGGCAGCCTGTCGCTCGGCGAACTGGCTGGCGAGCGCATGAAAGTCGCCCTGGAAGCCAACTCCACGGAAGACGAACATGACTGCTTCAGCGACAACACGCACAACTCGCACTTCTACAACGGCAAGGGTATCCGCAACGTTTACCTGGGCGAATACAAGCGCATCAACGGCATCGTCCTGAATGGCCCGAGCCTGTCGTCCCTGGTGGCCAAAGTCGACCCGGCCACCGACGCCACCCTGAAAGCCGATCTGACCGCCACCGAAGGCAAGCTGCAAGCCCTGGTGGACAGCGCCAACAACGGCCAGCACTTCGATCAACTGATCGCCGCCGACAACAGCGCCGGCCAGCAGATCGTGCGTGATGCCATCAGCGCCCTGGTCAAACAGACCGCGGCGATCGAACAGGCCGCGAGCAAACTGGGCATCAGCGACCTGAACCCGGACACCGCCGACCACCAGTTCTAA